The Nymphaea colorata isolate Beijing-Zhang1983 chromosome 5, ASM883128v2, whole genome shotgun sequence DNA segment CGCATTCAAATAGGATGTTTGATTTTGTGCCCACTGCAGGGAACACCCACCTGTGTACTCCTGATAGGACCCACGTCTGGATTGCAAACAAGGGACATGAAGATCGCATACATTTTGCACTGGAGTACACCTCTTAGGCATTCTCTGCCATTCCACCAACAGAACATCATTCCTGAGATGCTGTTCTGTTCCATTGAATCAAGGAAGCTCAAAATAGACTTTATTGGAACCTGAGGCTACTACCATTTTAGTGCAGGAAAAAGCAATTAATCTGTGAAGACAACTCATAATAATAcaaacatttcaaaaatgattGCCTTGCCAAACCAAGAAGAGAGAAAGCTACAAAGGAAAAGGTATGAACCGAACCTTCCATGTGTACCATGACCAGTTTCACGCAACAGGACAATAATTTGAATAGTGTCGTTGAAATCCTCCTGCACCGCAAGAGCTATGACATTGATGGGGTCATACCGTGGATCAGGTTGCAGTTCTCCCCTTGATTCAGCAAGAATCTAATGAACACACCACATAGTGAAATTCAAAAGTGTACTCATAAGTCCAAATTCAAGGTAAACCAAAGCTTGTCAATTCAAAGAAATAAAGGCAAGTCAGAACCATGAAGACTACAACTCATTGGTTCAATTTTATCTGTTTTGAACAAGTTGCATATGCACCATCTTGCAGGAAAAAAGGGGGGGAAAAAAAAGCAGCCTGATCATAGGCCAAAACAGCATTAAATTCTAAACAGGACTTGAAATGCATCATATGATGCATGAACTATAGACAGAATTGACAGCAACACCAAACTAGTATCATTAATGGGCATAAATTCAGTCATGCATATCATGAATAATGCACTGACTAGATATTTGTGATGAAGTGATCATTAATACAAGGGAGACGTTTGCCTGGTAATGAACTGCCAGCGACCTAATTAGTAATGAACTGATAAAATGAATGTGCATGAAGTCGGTTACCCTTCTCCCTTCCCTCTTCATACATGCAAGACACTGACTTCATTTTTGTTCCATTCCTCAAGATACCTACCACCAATTATATAACATGGGCCATTATGATGGCACATTATATCTGTGGGAAAGGACCTTAGAAATTCATTGATGGCGTAGCATAtcataaattgattttttaattcgtaaaaaaataaaaaataaaaacataaaaagtagAAAACGACCTAATTAGTAATGAACTGATAAAATCAATGTGCATGAAGTCAGTTACTCTTCTACCTTCCCTCTTCATACATGCAAGACACTGACTTCATTTTTGTTCCGTTCCTCAAGATAACTACCACCAATTATATAACAGGGGCCTTTATGATGGCACATTATGTCTGTGGGAAAGGACCTTAGAGCTTCATTGATGGCGTCGCATAtcataaattgatttttcaattcgtaaaaagataaaaaaaaatcataaaaagtagaaaaaaattaaaaaaacatcgGTAAGATCAGGAAAAGTAGAGAAAACTTCagaaaaaatcaggaaaaatgtATTCCATATAGAAAACTCATCACATCTCACAAGCCACAATATATTGAccaaacatttaaaaaagaGGAATGAAAGattcataataacataataacTCCTACTAGCTCATGGCAACACAGGGAGCCTCAAGGTTGGTTCTAATATGTTCTTATACATGACAGCTTCGCACCTTGATGTATTCATACCTGGTAAAATCCGTCACTAGAAAAAATTGCTccaaaaattcatgttttacTGCTTCAAGACACAGAAGCCGACAGTTTTAAACACTGCCACATTGTTCTAAGGAAAATATCGACAAAGATTTTCTTGAGCATTTTTCAATGAAGCaatttttcttaggaaaatgtcgggaaaaatcttggcaaatttaaaaaaaaataaaaaaatcctaaaattataaaaaaataaaatataaaggagaaactaataaaaaggggaaaagaacatcaaaaaatcatgataaattGTGGCATATTCATTTTTGGAAAGACTTTcctgatatttttgttttacttgtttttctcataaatatcacGAGATTTTAGAcataatatttgtgacaatggttttaAATATAAGAGAAATAAAGGCTCACGAGACCTCATCATAGTTGAAAATTGTCACAATAAAAGAGATGTATTAGCCAAAAAATGGGCAACTTGTCTTCACCTCAATACTTAACAAGGTTAGCTGTTGGCCAGCACCATATCTTGCAGGGTCACGGAATCCAATTTGACTCAGAGGAGTAAGTTTCGATTTACCAAGTGGGCCAGATATTTGTGATACATCATCCGCATTGTCATGAGAACTCCTCTGTGAATCATCAGCACATCTATTTGGAGCATATTCTGCATTAACCTCAACATCACCAGCATCATACTCACCACCAAAAGGTCAACAACATAAATCTGGTCTATGCAAGATATAAACTTACTTGACACAGTGATGTCTGAAGTCAAGATGGTGGTTTGAGGGACCAAAGCAGTACACATATTTTCAGATTCTGAAGATGTTTTCCCAAATTCAGGATTAATCCTCAACAGTTTTCCTTTCTCAACAATTTCCACATCACAGTGAACTGGTTTCTGAAGCCAGTTATTAACAGAGGCAGGAGAGGGTGGTGAGAGAGCGGGAGTCAACATAAATAAAAGTGAGCCATCATTTAGACAATGTGTTGGAACTCCATGGATCACATCTGCAAGCTGGGGAATTCCCATATCATCACTGCAACACTTCTCcacttcatttttgttttccatcaAAAAGGGGAGCATATTCACTGGGACAAACAATCAGGCACAATTAAATATGCTACAAGTTAATCAGGACAGTGGTAACAGTTTCTAGCTAAGACGCAAGTcccaaaaagagagagagagagagagagagagattgctcCATTAACTTTTCTCATGAATTGCTAAGATACATTAAACAAAACCTCTTATTCTTATCCACAACTTTCAATGGCAAGTGACGAGAAAACcccacaaagcactcgcaactttGAATGCTGAAAGAAGTGTTCAAGGTTTGATGGAtggatttcattttcattatgatactgaaggtcactgattcagTTCAAACAAAACGACATCCCGAAGGACAAGGAGAGCATCGAGAGGTTGAATCCATAGTCAATCAAATTGCATAGACATAGATTCGGATTGATGGACAAATGCCAGGATTGAAAACCGATTGACTCTAACTTGGAGTTGGATGCTCTCACACAAGTTGTGATGAGCCTCCTTGTAGAAGGACATAACTCCATGTCTATTCCAATGTCAAAATCTCCCATTTTAGTAAAAAACTGGCCCGGTTGGCAATACCGCGAGGAGCTACACGTACCCTAAGTGAACTCCATGCCTAAAATGTCTAGACAAGATTAGGGTGTCCCTGTACAGTTTCAACTACGGGCAGATGAAACTCTTACAAGCTCATAATTAGCATAACAGCATATAACCTACCTTTAAGTGCATTTGACAAGCTTTAGCAAAGATTAATCAATGACCAAGGCAATCAATCGTCAGGTAATCTACTTTGTTACTGTCGAAAAAAATAACGAAGCTAGAAATGTATGCCAACTTTATATTCCCCTAGTGACACATGAGAATgcacaaacaaaacaaattgctGATGCAATAGCACAGCCAAGATATTGTTGAAATGCTCCAGTTGCTGATGTATGGCCACTCTCAATCTTTGTTCAAGTGCAAGGGTTTATAAGCTTAAGCCATGTTATGTATATGCCACATCTCAGACACATTGGTTTAGATGGTTTTATACAAATTAACAAAGATAACCAAAATCAATGAGCTAAATACAGCTTGCATAATGAAGTATTAATGTACATTAAGCAGCATATGAAAGACATTGTTGCCTAACAATCTTTGACCACCACAAGAAAACACCCAACCATAGTCAGTACGAATCTATAATTCTCAAGTATTAGGACAACAATCACATGGACGGCTCTTCTTAACCTAGGATAAAGATTAAGATCACATTGCACATATATACTAATAGGTCAACCTGATCATGCGAGTAACACTACTAATAGGCATATTTGATTTTGCTGGCAGTCAAAAGACCAAATCATATTGTTCAGTCAATTAAAGAGGGTTAGGTGCATGAAATGGTACTGATTAAACTTCCTATAAAGAAGCATCAGCAGATATTCTAACAATTGATAGTCCATACTGACGAACTACTTGAATAAGGTTCCAGCAACCATAATGAAAATTCACGGCCATGGGTGCTGGATTTCAGTCAAACACTTGGCCGGTAAAATGAGCAGAATATCATTGCAAATGGGGACAAAGACAAATCCAGTATTTCAGGAAGGCATGTGTTTGAAGTACTTACAGTCTGTTAACGAGTCATGACTTCCAATATCAGCAGGATTACCTTTGCAGGTGAAAAGCTCACTGTCAGTATTCTGTCTTAATTGTTCTAAAGTAGGTGGTTTTTTGGCAAAAGCCATCATGATAGGATCCATTCTGGAACTCTGGCTGCATTGATCATGAGATGGTGACACTACAGAAAGTTTAGCATCCATAGCCGCATCCTGGAGGTCCTTAACTGGTACAGGGCAGTGGGATAGAACAGGGGTACCTTCCATGATATTCCTGGATTCACAAACAATTTTCAAGCAGGAACTTTTAGAAGACCCATCAAGAAAACATTCATCAGATGACAATTCCTGGACAGCATAAGATGTATGTGGCTCAAGACTTTCTGTCAACTCAGTGGGAACTTTTGAACTGAAAGCATGGATGGTGGCCGAGCCAAGATCAAGGTCACTGTCAATGGGTCCATATTTACAACAGTCAACCGGCTTCCATTCTCTGGAAAAAACAGTCCGAGGAGAAACCGAAGATTCTCCATACAGTATAGACTGGCCTATAGGTGATGATTTTCTGGTTTTTATGTCATCCAGATTGTTCTGCCCCTTGTTGATCCCATCAATGCAATCATGCTTGGTCGCCAGGTCCAAAGGTGGTTTATTCTTATCCAGGCCATCTAAAGGCAACACCCCATACCTGTGAAGTTTGCTATTAAAATGCTTCAGTTTGCAGTCTTTCAGCTCCATTCCTGACTTGACCGATGAGCTCAGATGAGCTAATTTTAGAGAGGAATAAGCATTTTGGGCCACTACATTATTATCATTTTCCTCAAGATGGGAAGATGTACTTTTATGTATTCTTTTACCAGGATCATGCTTCTTAGCAGACTCATGGCAGGTATTTTCTGACATTAGTTGATGGTGAttcctcttcctcctcatcAAGTCCCTCAAAGAAGAAGCTTCATTCACTTCTCTCAAAATAGATATCTCATCAAAACCACCAGCAGCAGATACACCATGCTCATGCCCACCCTTATTCATCGGACATGCTGTAGAACAACCGTTACTTTCAGGAATGTGACATTCAGCAGGCACATCATACACCGGACACCTTGGATGAAATCCAACCACTGAAAAAGGCAAGGAACACTGTAATTGCTGATTGGATTTGCATCCATCAATCGAACAACTAAAATCAACACTTGGCATCTCTTCCTGAGAATTTCTTTCATATGCTTTGCTCCCCATTTCTGGTTCATCACATGAACCATCCATCTGAGGAATTAAATTTACTGGTGAAGGAGGAGCAAGATGATGAGGATTATCCAAATATATCTGCTCTTCAAACCCCTTAAAGTTCAGGGCATCCTCAACTGAGTCAAGTATGTCCTGACATTCCTGCTGGGACTCAATCTCATACTCTGAGTAAGCTTTTTCCAGAACTTCACCGACTGTAGCAGCTGGTAGTAGAGGGTTCAAGACACATTCATGGGCAAGCTCATCATCGGAGTCTATATCTTCCTTTGCTTGGGAAGAAGCAAGCCATTTAAGAAGCCCAAGTGCCTCAATATCGCCAACCTGAAGCCACAAGTCATGAGttagaaatatttttaaatagcTGTACCTATGAGTAAAGTAAAGtttcagaaaattttggaaGCACAAATCCATGTCCAGTGAAAATCCCCACTCAAGGATTTATGCGAGTAAGCACTAACCAAATACATTATAACATTGTATAGAAGTTTGGATCACCAGATGAATCAAGAATAACTTGGCAAATACttaaaatatgtgtgtgtgtgtgtgtgtataagaaGAATTTGTTATTGTATATGAGAGTTTTTGCAAATTTGCAAGTTCTCCAAGCATTTATTTGTaagtttaaaaattcaaatttttgtaaTATAAAACCCCTGAGAAGGGGGATTAGAGAAATTTTACCAAAAGAACTACAAATAAGGGGGCAAAGGGTCTCTAGTCTCTACCCAAACGTTTGGCCAATCTCCCTCTCTTTACCTATCGTCCTAAAGATGTGTCCTCTCCCAAAAATGGcaagtatctctctctctctctctctccctctctctctctctctctccttttatggaattgaaagaaaaagaaaaccaagagCCCATACTCGAAGAAGACTTTTACCACATGTGGgagaaaaatgttttccttgcatgggagagagagagagaacaggcCAGGATATGTCTCATACCTTATTGCCATGTCAACATACCGACACCGACATGGGTATGAGACCATTTTGCCATATTCATGGCACTTAGTTGAGCCAATGTTAAACCACCATGTACTCATTCCTCTCATTCATGTTATGTTGTCAACTTCTCCAAGATATACGTTTGACCATGACAACAACTAACATACAGTCCAGGAGATTATATCTCCAAATGTAAAAATCTTTTACACAATCAAAGACATCTCAAACCCACAGTTCCCGTGAAGTAAGCAGCATTTGTACCTCGTTAgttgattttaaaaattcatcagCACTACTTTTCAGCTCCAGATTATGCCCCATCATCACCTTCTGCAAACAACGATCACCCTTTAGCATATGATGTAGAAGATACAAAAGAATATACATGCAAACAACTGCACTCAACCATATATTCACCACTGACAGGGGCAGCATTAGGAATATCAGCGGACCCAAGAGATGGCTGAGATGTTTTGTTTAGCTCTGAATGATTTATATTACAAGAGCCAGATGTGGAGTCATCCAACAACTTTATGAGTAGGCTATCATAGTCCAGCCCCAAGGAAAGTGACTGCATTACATCTTCTGGAGGTGGTCTAGTGGTATCACATGAAACTAATTCCAGAATTCCAGACCTGGCCTGTTCTTCCTGTTCATGATGACACCTTTCAAGTTCAAGATACAAGCGTAAAATCCAATATATTAGCTGAAACATTTACAATGCATACCTCCCATATTGGTATAAGGGATTGGACCATTCTTACATCCGAATTAGCTTGAGAAAAAGCCATGTATAACAAACAGTTCTTATTTAGAATTTCTGCAATGAAAAACAAAGTGAACAAGATTGTTACTTAGAATCTATGCCCCGTAAAATTCAGTGAAACTTAATTCAACTTCCTCAATGATCAGGATGCATATAAATGAGATATCAAGTAGTACCATCTACAGTAGTATCACACTCAAGCTCACACACACTTTGCCTTGCTGGAGAAATATTCTCTTTATCTGATGTGCCCGCCTCAGGAGAAAACCATACCCAATCAAATGAAACTGTCGAAGACAACCAGGGCATAGGAGAAGACACAAAATCTCCACCTTCCACCTGCATAAAAGTTTAGAATAGGGGGGAGACTGAGCCATTAATCAAGGAATAATGAAAAAAGATCAGCATTTTCCATATTGACAGGCAGAGACCACCTGAGTGGTATTGCAACCAGATCTGTTAAAATATCCACTTGCCCTAGAACACAATTCCTGTGGCATTGGACTTCGGAATTTCACCTTCGATAAATGGATGTGCCCCATCCCATACAAATTGTTATCAACCTAACAGAGGCATGAGGATTGTTATCAACCAAGCAAATAAGCTTCACTAAGAATATCCTACAAAAGTTCatgtaaataaatattctacatgtaataaaagatgaaataacatGTAATACAAAATGATGCTAACCTCACCCAGTTATATGTTGCACCACAGATGAAATCTCCAAACATATAACTAGGTACTGCGAGGACGAAAATGtccattttacaaaaatataacCTTAAAACGTCATGAGAAACAAGTAAGGCAATATTTGTAACTAATTAAACCATATAAATTACAAAATCACtgcatatgaaataaaagacTATATTTCATTTAGAAACAAGTAGACACCAAAATAGATCAAATACAGAAATGAACAGGTTTCACATAGTTTTAATTTGCAGGCCAGTTCTGGACCTAATGCAGACTGGGCTCAAATGACATAATACATGAGATTATGTGACACCATCATCTGCTAAAAAAGATTACAACCACTAAAAGTAAAATGGATCCACTAACACCAGTACCAGGCAAATTACGTTTGCCAACCCGCTTACAACTAGATCCAGATAAACCACTTGTATATTGTCCACATCATGTCACATTAGTTTGCATCCTAGGAATCTGCAATTCCAACCAATGGAAGAACCAAGTTATTGAGCAAAAGCATGTTGAACGAGGACAACAAACTAAtgaaaagaaggggaagaaaacATAAATCCAGTTTGCTTTCCAAAGATGAATCAAGGTATCCACATGGCCACAAGATCTTctacttcttttttccctcaaaaGGCCACTTCCTCACCATTAAAGCAGTTCAATCCAAACCAGTAACATATCTTCTTGTGACATGAACTTTTCCAGTTTGTTCATTTCCTCCTATTCCCTCTCCTGGTCCTACTCCAAGTTGTACAAAGGCACATTACACGGTGAAACATTTAAGGaaaattccaaaacaaaaaaaccgaTGAGTCTACAAACGGTGAGAACATAGTATAACACTatgaatgagaaaatgaaaatgctcAGAAAATGTACGGCACTCCCATTTAGGTCCTATAAATACGTAAACCGTAGCTAAGACATGATCTGGATCAGAGTTCTATTCACCTCCACCATATCCACTTGCAGTTAGCTAAACATCAAATCCAAGAATATGGTGCAGAATAAGCAGAGTTTCTCATATGCAATTTCAGATGTTTCTGACATATAATTTCAATAAAGCAGTGACCCACATACATCTCCAACTAACAGGGCATGCTATGGTACTACATTCAGTATATTAAAGAAACAGATAGGAGTGCATACTTTTTATAGGATATGCAAAAAATTAGAGAACCAAAAGATTAGGGAAAAACAAGGGTATCAAAAAGTTCCTTGAAGAAAGTTTGTCTTAAAAGTTCTAAAGCAATCAGAAAACagaatcaaaaaaaaaaaaaaaaaatcaactgaaggagagacaaaaaaaagaacCCAATGACAGATGCAACTAATGCTACAGAAGATGTAAATCAAGAACAACGGAATCAATCTTCTACAAATGTCCTAAGACAAGACAAACTAAATCCttccttcaaaaatttatacagAGCAaccatcaaattttaattgaagaTATCAACCTTGGACCTTACCAACTATTAGCTatatgcaaaagaagaagaagaatcacATCAGTCTCATCAGCCATTATTAGTTGCACTATCACCAGCAGACAACAATTATTCTATGAAAAgctacatctatattgaatttCAAAGCCAAGAAGAGAGGATGTAAAATAATACCAtaaattgaagaagataaggAATATGTGATTCATGAGGCTGGAAGCATCTATTTAATATTGAACCACCCTGGCAATGAAAAGATCTTCTATACATCAAATGGATTTAGTGAGATGTGTAAGCTAGGAATTGTAACAACATGAGAACCAGTTAGTGCATGACCACAGAACATGAATAAAACATACAAAATAAAGGGAACAACATTTTGAACAAAGGTAAGAAAATCTACATG contains these protein-coding regions:
- the LOC116254148 gene encoding DNA polymerase zeta catalytic subunit isoform X2, with protein sequence MSCPIVDIAVYLCPNSPENGVTGGSVENFQHSRRLSRLLHGSSDSRFRRLLQRFSGADCVGSSGDKDIRVDLIWTEDLPACSWGQPYAHVFALAIEKALKLGSSYGSKRQHVHSCVPVTAKKFYGYHSSDEPFIKVYLYYPHEISRVASLLLGGSILNRCFQPHESHIPYLLQFMVDNNLYGMGHIHLSKVKFRSPMPQELCSRASGYFNRSGCNTTQVEGGDFVSSPMPWLSSTVSFDWVWFSPEAGTSDKENISPARQSVCELECDTTVDEILNKNCLLYMAFSQANSDVRMVQSLIPIWEEEQARSGILELVSCDTTRPPPEDVMQSLSLGLDYDSLLIKLLDDSTSGSCNINHSELNKTSQPSLGSADIPNAAPVSGEYMKVMMGHNLELKSSADEFLKSTNEVGDIEALGLLKWLASSQAKEDIDSDDELAHECVLNPLLPAATVGEVLEKAYSEYEIESQQECQDILDSVEDALNFKGFEEQIYLDNPHHLAPPSPVNLIPQMDGSCDEPEMGSKAYERNSQEEMPSVDFSCSIDGCKSNQQLQCSLPFSVVGFHPRCPVYDVPAECHIPESNGCSTACPMNKGGHEHGVSAAGGFDEISILREVNEASSLRDLMRRKRNHHQLMSENTCHESAKKHDPGKRIHKSTSSHLEENDNNVVAQNAYSSLKLAHLSSSVKSGMELKDCKLKHFNSKLHRYGVLPLDGLDKNKPPLDLATKHDCIDGINKGQNNLDDIKTRKSSPIGQSILYGESSVSPRTVFSREWKPVDCCKYGPIDSDLDLGSATIHAFSSKVPTELTESLEPHTSYAVQELSSDECFLDGSSKSSCLKIVCESRNIMEGTPVLSHCPVPVKDLQDAAMDAKLSVVSPSHDQCSQSSRMDPIMMAFAKKPPTLEQLRQNTDSELFTCKGNPADIGSHDSLTDLNMLPFLMENKNEVEKCCSDDMGIPQLADVIHGVPTHCLNDGSLLFMLTPALSPPSPASVNNWLQKPVHCDVEIVEKGKLLRINPEFGKTSSESENMCTALVPQTTILTSDITVSKYAPNRCADDSQRSSHDNADDVSQISGPLGKSKLTPLSQIGFRDPARYGAGQQLTLLSIEILAESRGELQPDPRYDPINVIALAVQEDFNDTIQIIVLLRETGHGTHGRNVDGLSCCKLVSCSKEKDLLEHFVELVGSLDPDILLGWDIQGNSLGFLAERAAYLQISLLKSVSRTLGSATKFASGNMKEDRDCRLKNMIQGDMVTDALIAENAIIEDEWGRTHMSGIHVGGRIVLNLWRILRSELRLTMYTLEAVSEAVLRQKIPYISCKILTRWFSSGPGMAQLRCIQYVVGRARLNLEIMDQLDMFNRTSELARVFGIDFFSVLSRGSQYRVESMLLRLAHTQNYLAISPSSQQVASQPAMECLPLVMEPESGFYADPVVVLDFQALYPSMIIAYNLCFSTCLGKLVPAKPNTLGICSYTPGLKVLQEFRDQLLLTPNGVMYVPSKVRKGVLPCLLEEILTTRIMVKKSMKKLTESEKILYRIFDARQLALKLIANVTYGYTAAGFSGRMPCAELADSIVQCGRRTLEKAISFISAHETWNARVIYGDTDSMFVLLKGRTLEEAFIIGQEMATTVTAMNPYPVTLKMEKVYNPCFLLTKKRYVGYSYENPGQTKPTFDAKGIETVRRDTCPAVAKMLEQSLRTFFESQDISKVKAYLQRQWTRILCGKVSLQDFVLSKEVRLGTYSSRTSSLPPAAIVAMKAMRADPRAEPRYGDRIPYIVVHGEPGARLIDLVVDPLDVLDISSPYTLNDLYYIKKQIIPPLQRVFGLLGVDLNRWFSEMPRPVRPTLAKRFAVCGNVPKGRIYSKVGRTRIDNYYTSRHCTICGEIIQGRTLVCDSCSKKGPVVATCMTGTTARLEHDIQHLTAICRHCGGGDWITESGVKCTSLACPVFYERRKIQKELQAVCTVASEAGFYPKCMVEWF
- the LOC116254148 gene encoding DNA polymerase zeta catalytic subunit isoform X5, which translates into the protein MASQEGVSRIFSIRVVSLDYYMAPLIPDFDVCYSDFQDCVGSSGDKDIRVDLIWTEDLPACSWGQPYAHVFALAIEKALKLGSSYGSKRQHVHSCVPVTAKKFYGYHSSDEPFIKVYLYYPHEISRVASLLLGGSILNRCFQPHESHIPYLLQFMVDNNLYGMGHIHLSKVKFRSPMPQELCSRASGYFNRSGCNTTQVEGGDFVSSPMPWLSSTVSFDWVWFSPEAGTSDKENISPARQSVCELECDTTVDEILNKNCLLYMAFSQANSDVRMVQSLIPIWEEEQARSGILELVSCDTTRPPPEDVMQSLSLGLDYDSLLIKLLDDSTSGSCNINHSELNKTSQPSLGSADIPNAAPVSGEYMKVMMGHNLELKSSADEFLKSTNEVGDIEALGLLKWLASSQAKEDIDSDDELAHECVLNPLLPAATVGEVLEKAYSEYEIESQQECQDILDSVEDALNFKGFEEQIYLDNPHHLAPPSPVNLIPQMDGSCDEPEMGSKAYERNSQEEMPSVDFSCSIDGCKSNQQLQCSLPFSVVGFHPRCPVYDVPAECHIPESNGCSTACPMNKGGHEHGVSAAGGFDEISILREVNEASSLRDLMRRKRNHHQLMSENTCHESAKKHDPGKRIHKSTSSHLEENDNNVVAQNAYSSLKLAHLSSSVKSGMELKDCKLKHFNSKLHRYGVLPLDGLDKNKPPLDLATKHDCIDGINKGQNNLDDIKTRKSSPIGQSILYGESSVSPRTVFSREWKPVDCCKYGPIDSDLDLGSATIHAFSSKVPTELTESLEPHTSYAVQELSSDECFLDGSSKSSCLKIVCESRNIMEGTPVLSHCPVPVKDLQDAAMDAKLSVVSPSHDQCSQSSRMDPIMMAFAKKPPTLEQLRQNTDSELFTCKGNPADIGSHDSLTDLNMLPFLMENKNEVEKCCSDDMGIPQLADVIHGVPTHCLNDGSLLFMLTPALSPPSPASVNNWLQKPVHCDVEIVEKGKLLRINPEFGKTSSESENMCTALVPQTTILTSDITVSKYAPNRCADDSQRSSHDNADDVSQISGPLGKSKLTPLSQIGFRDPARYGAGQQLTLLSIEILAESRGELQPDPRYDPINVIALAVQEDFNDTIQIIVLLRETGHGTHGRNVDGLSCCKLVSCSKEKDLLEHFVELVGSLDPDILLGWDIQGNSLGFLAERAAYLQISLLKSVSRTLGSATKFASGNMKEDRDCRLKNMIQGDMVTDALIAENAIIEDEWGRTHMSGIHVGGRIVLNLWRILRSELRLTMYTLEAVSEAVLRQKIPYISCKILTRWFSSGPGMAQLRCIQYVVGRARLNLEIMDQLDMFNRTSELARVFGIDFFSVLSRGSQYRVESMLLRLAHTQNYLAISPSSQQVASQPAMECLPLVMEPESGFYADPVVVLDFQALYPSMIIAYNLCFSTCLGKLVPAKPNTLGICSYTPGLKVLQEFRDQLLLTPNGVMYVPSKVRKGVLPCLLEEILTTRIMVKKSMKKLTESEKILYRIFDARQLALKLIANVTYGYTAAGFSGRMPCAELADSIVQCGRRTLEKAISFISAHETWNARVIYGDTDSMFVLLKGRTLEEAFIIGQEMATTVTAMNPYPVTLKMEKVYNPCFLLTKKRYVGYSYENPGQTKPTFDAKGIETVRRDTCPAVAKMLEQSLRTFFESQDISKVKAYLQRQWTRILCGKVSLQDFVLSKEVRLGTYSSRTSSLPPAAIVAMKAMRADPRAEPRYGDRIPYIVVHGEPGARLIDLVVDPLDVLDISSPYTLNDLYYIKKQIIPPLQRVFGLLGVDLNRWFSEMPRPVRPTLAKRFAVCGNVPKGRIYSKVGRTRIDNYYTSRHCTICGEIIQGRTLVCDSCSKKGPVVATCMTGTTARLEHDIQHLTAICRHCGGGDWITESGVKCTSLACPVFYERRKIQKELQAVCTVASEAGFYPKCMVEWF